The following proteins come from a genomic window of Gimesia chilikensis:
- a CDS encoding methyltransferase family protein: MFKITFRPTRAETPLWWLLLKIVLQTVVFWTLFLLVIPAGLIWLEGTLGWPAFRFDGQRVLGVILFVLGGSLGLTSGATMGIYGRGTPVPFDTARQLVVAGPYRFVRNPMAIAGLVQGAAVGLYFGSGLVLAYVVVGMVLWNICVRPVEEQDLETRFGEAFVEYRREVRCWVPRWKGYRVVGK; encoded by the coding sequence ATGTTCAAGATCACGTTTCGACCGACGCGGGCTGAGACGCCACTGTGGTGGCTGCTGCTGAAGATTGTGCTGCAGACGGTCGTGTTCTGGACGCTGTTTCTGCTGGTGATTCCGGCGGGGCTGATCTGGCTGGAAGGGACCCTGGGCTGGCCGGCGTTTCGGTTCGACGGGCAGCGGGTACTGGGAGTGATCCTGTTTGTGCTGGGGGGGAGCCTGGGGCTGACGAGCGGGGCGACGATGGGCATTTATGGTCGCGGGACACCGGTCCCTTTCGATACGGCACGGCAGCTGGTGGTGGCGGGACCGTATCGGTTTGTACGGAACCCGATGGCGATTGCAGGGCTGGTGCAGGGGGCCGCCGTGGGTTTGTATTTTGGTAGCGGGCTGGTTCTGGCGTACGTGGTAGTGGGCATGGTGCTGTGGAATATTTGTGTGCGGCCGGTGGAGGAACAGGACCTGGAGACGCGATTCGGGGAGGCGTTTGTGGAATATCGCCGGGAGGTGCGGTGCTGGGTGCCGCGATGGAAGGGGTATCGAGTGGTGGGTAAATAA
- a CDS encoding SPFH domain-containing protein has protein sequence MFFFGTVKEWERHALFFLGKFYRMVEPGLYFYIPLVTRVLYRIDLRIITYTVPMQVGLTKDNIPVEVDAILFYQVMDPKACVLNVDNYHKATQLSARSSIRDMVGKSNLDELLAERDKIGKRLKEHIDGFVSKWGVTVISVEIKDVIVAKELEDAIAREAAAEREKRARVILADAEQLAADAIIAASKKYADNPIALQLRSMNMLYEICLEGKSSVVFIPTDKSMGAMPAFMGITSLEELIRKNSQTHSSEFEKTEEDD, from the coding sequence ATGTTTTTCTTTGGTACAGTGAAAGAATGGGAGCGTCACGCCCTGTTTTTCCTCGGGAAGTTTTACCGGATGGTTGAGCCCGGTTTATACTTTTACATCCCCCTCGTCACGCGTGTTCTCTACCGGATCGACTTGCGGATTATCACCTACACGGTCCCCATGCAGGTAGGGCTGACGAAAGACAACATTCCGGTAGAAGTGGATGCGATCCTCTTCTACCAGGTGATGGATCCCAAGGCGTGCGTTTTGAACGTCGATAACTACCATAAAGCCACACAGCTTAGCGCGCGATCCTCGATCCGGGACATGGTAGGGAAATCCAATCTTGACGAGCTCCTCGCCGAACGGGACAAAATCGGAAAGCGGCTGAAAGAGCACATTGACGGATTCGTTTCCAAATGGGGAGTGACCGTGATTTCTGTAGAAATCAAGGACGTCATTGTTGCCAAAGAGCTGGAAGATGCCATCGCTCGCGAAGCGGCTGCGGAACGCGAAAAACGCGCACGTGTGATCCTGGCTGATGCGGAACAACTGGCTGCCGATGCCATTATCGCTGCTTCCAAAAAATACGCAGACAATCCCATTGCCCTTCAACTGCGATCTATGAATATGCTCTATGAAATCTGCCTCGAGGGGAAGTCTTCTGTCGTATTTATTCCTACCGACAAATCAATGGGCGCGATGCCCGCTTTTATGGGAATCACAAGCCTCGAAGAACTCATCAGAAAAAATTCGCAAACCCACTCCAGCGAGTTCGAAAAGACAGAAGAGGATGACTGA
- a CDS encoding alpha/beta hydrolase family protein, translating to MQTLTRSLLVTLLTSLLITPATAAERDPAEKPYTVTESYQQLANAMEPLQAWQATNKTEHAAWRKQFHPTVTRILGKMPERVPLEVKWAEKKEFDTFTRHKVFIRTEAAYWAPVYYFVPHNLKKKVPAIVCMHGHSGIIPYIDEGKTKADKEKTRQSELDYAVYFAKHGYVSAAIVMRGWNETAGDQDRGVSHTKRSCLQMTMNALLIGSTPQGQRSWDAMRVIDFLQTQDEVDPDRIAAAGLSGGGATAMYLPVLDERVKLTMIAGAFSTYRASYYAMPHCLCQCMPEMMRFGEMSDVVALHAPRPVLLINGIEDKIFPIDAARQGYKKLQQVYQVLGAEENIDADFFQGGHRWSNNKSLAFLKQHFGE from the coding sequence ATGCAAACACTCACCCGCAGCCTGCTCGTCACCCTCCTGACCAGCCTGCTGATCACTCCGGCAACCGCAGCAGAACGCGACCCCGCCGAGAAACCATATACCGTCACCGAAAGCTACCAGCAACTCGCCAACGCCATGGAACCGCTGCAGGCCTGGCAGGCCACAAACAAAACCGAGCACGCAGCCTGGCGGAAACAGTTTCATCCGACCGTCACCCGCATCCTGGGTAAAATGCCCGAGCGCGTCCCCCTGGAAGTCAAGTGGGCCGAAAAGAAAGAGTTCGACACCTTCACCCGCCACAAAGTCTTTATCCGCACCGAAGCCGCCTATTGGGCTCCCGTCTATTACTTCGTCCCGCACAACTTAAAGAAAAAAGTCCCCGCGATCGTCTGCATGCACGGACACAGCGGCATCATCCCCTACATCGATGAAGGCAAAACCAAAGCCGACAAAGAAAAGACCCGCCAGAGCGAACTCGACTACGCCGTCTACTTCGCGAAGCACGGCTACGTCTCCGCCGCCATCGTCATGCGGGGCTGGAACGAAACCGCCGGCGACCAGGATCGCGGCGTCTCACACACCAAACGCAGTTGTCTGCAGATGACCATGAACGCCCTCCTCATCGGCAGTACCCCGCAGGGCCAGCGCAGCTGGGACGCCATGCGCGTCATCGACTTCCTGCAGACACAGGACGAAGTCGATCCGGACCGCATCGCAGCCGCCGGCCTCTCCGGCGGCGGAGCCACCGCCATGTACCTCCCCGTCCTCGACGAACGCGTCAAGCTCACCATGATCGCCGGCGCCTTCTCAACCTACCGCGCCTCCTACTACGCCATGCCGCACTGCTTGTGTCAGTGTATGCCCGAGATGATGCGGTTCGGCGAAATGTCCGACGTCGTCGCCCTGCACGCCCCCCGCCCGGTCCTGCTCATCAACGGCATCGAAGACAAAATCTTCCCCATCGACGCCGCCCGCCAGGGCTACAAAAAACTGCAGCAGGTCTACCAGGTTTTAGGAGCAGAAGAAAACATCGACGCCGATTTCTTCCAAGGCGGCCACCGCTGGTCCAACAACAAAAGCCTCGCCTTCCTCAAACAACACTTCGGCGAGTAA
- a CDS encoding Fur family transcriptional regulator, whose product MKHLSQAEEIEEIRQLVRKSGLRSTAARITVIQFLRKAKSPLTHAEIAEDLTPMGFDKATVYRNLIDLADAGLVKRTELGDHAWRFELRNPDEPEDAEHPHFVCTECGSVSCLHDVDFKTPKNKQWAAVGKVTEILLKGICSECEEEE is encoded by the coding sequence ATGAAACATCTGTCTCAAGCAGAAGAAATTGAGGAAATCCGCCAGCTGGTGCGGAAGAGTGGCCTGCGGAGTACGGCGGCCCGGATTACCGTGATCCAGTTTTTGCGGAAGGCGAAGTCTCCGCTGACGCACGCCGAGATTGCAGAAGATCTGACCCCCATGGGCTTTGATAAAGCGACCGTGTATCGCAACCTGATTGACCTGGCGGATGCAGGTCTGGTGAAACGGACCGAGCTGGGCGATCATGCCTGGCGGTTCGAATTACGGAACCCGGATGAGCCGGAAGATGCAGAGCATCCGCACTTTGTCTGTACGGAATGCGGCAGTGTTTCGTGCCTGCACGATGTGGATTTCAAGACTCCCAAGAACAAGCAGTGGGCGGCGGTCGGTAAAGTGACCGAGATCCTGCTTAAGGGAATCTGCAGCGAGTGTGAAGAGGAAGAGTGA
- a CDS encoding ZIP family metal transporter, producing the protein MKPLSHLKNDVRLTFLLLTIPLVTFLVAPGFFTSRPTQAAAAEHTHPHPEKTTSTATEESTTEPASDNGTGWSYTLLGIYCALIVFSSLMGGWLPSFVKLTHTRMETLISFVGGLMLGIGVFHLLPHAVAEMGSIDRAVWWMMTGIITLFFLLRTFHFHQHGTVELEEEGHTHDHDHDHDCDQHHAHAPVHSHTHAHSHHLSWVGIALGLALHTLIDGLALGASIIAEQHHEVFLSLFGLGTFLAIALHKPLDAVSITSLMAAGGWSAGWRNAVNIGFALMCPLGALLFFLGVQQFSDNQHIIIGCALAFAAGVFICISLGDLLPEMEFHSHNRFRLSFVLLLGIALAYGIGFLEPEHVHNHGSHAEESDDGHSHSHEHKHDH; encoded by the coding sequence ATGAAACCCCTGTCACACCTCAAAAACGACGTGCGGTTGACCTTTCTGCTGCTCACGATTCCCCTGGTCACCTTCCTGGTAGCGCCCGGCTTTTTCACCTCGCGCCCCACCCAGGCCGCGGCTGCCGAACACACTCACCCGCACCCGGAAAAAACGACCAGCACCGCCACTGAGGAATCCACGACAGAACCGGCTTCCGACAACGGCACCGGCTGGTCATACACACTGCTTGGCATCTATTGCGCGCTGATTGTCTTCTCGTCCTTAATGGGAGGCTGGCTCCCCTCGTTTGTCAAACTGACACACACCCGCATGGAAACGCTCATCAGTTTTGTCGGCGGACTTATGCTGGGCATCGGCGTCTTTCATCTTCTGCCACACGCGGTCGCCGAAATGGGATCGATTGACCGCGCCGTCTGGTGGATGATGACCGGCATCATCACGCTCTTCTTCCTGCTGAGAACCTTCCACTTTCACCAGCACGGTACCGTGGAACTCGAAGAAGAAGGACACACACATGACCATGACCACGATCACGACTGCGATCAGCATCACGCGCACGCGCCGGTCCATTCGCACACGCATGCCCACTCGCATCATTTGAGCTGGGTCGGCATCGCCCTGGGCCTGGCCCTGCACACACTGATCGACGGGCTCGCTCTCGGCGCCAGTATCATAGCCGAGCAACACCACGAAGTCTTTCTCTCTTTGTTCGGCCTCGGAACTTTTCTGGCGATCGCACTACACAAACCACTAGATGCCGTTTCGATCACATCGCTGATGGCTGCGGGTGGCTGGTCTGCCGGCTGGAGAAACGCCGTCAACATCGGCTTCGCGTTGATGTGCCCCCTCGGTGCCCTGCTCTTCTTCCTCGGAGTACAGCAGTTTTCCGATAACCAGCACATCATCATCGGCTGTGCCCTGGCCTTCGCCGCGGGCGTCTTTATCTGTATCTCGCTGGGCGACCTGCTGCCGGAAATGGAATTCCATTCGCATAACCGCTTCCGACTCTCGTTCGTACTCCTGCTCGGCATCGCCCTCGCGTACGGCATCGGCTTTCTCGAACCCGAACACGTTCACAACCACGGCTCGCACGCGGAAGAATCAGACGACGGTCACTCGCATTCCCACGAGCACAAGCACGACCACTGA
- a CDS encoding porin — MRTFIKTAGFLLLLGTLFRTTSVFAEDARIDSAQLERLLDRLEAAEQRIQELEQKKEEPKQQTPPPAPTSRMAPPPQLEAASGGLDDSEQLLINNFYDEAGDNALESRLSTLEEDWKKFSESEQAKKAEDAAKPTTLKVFGRIHLDGWNFSNSTPGIDSFNDPTDPTDPQNRVGFRRVRIGVSGKIKDNMLYKFEYDFADPGDPAFKDVYMGWDDLPVFQTLLIGNQKRPLGMDHLNSSRYNWFMERPLVIEAFNQDARRLGICAYGVSDDETWNWRYGIFNLEDISKDGAYIGDAGQYSINGRFAGTPWYDETSGGRGYLHLAVADMWAKPDGDPSATASNNNEARFRTRPEARTSSRWIDTGAIAGAEWFNTLGFEAMLNIGSFGVVSEYQVTHVGRGSQGSQLTFEGAYVEAGYFLTGEYQPIDRKSGTIGRVKPLENFFLVRTCDDEIGGGWGAWQVVARYSYLDLSNGNITGGDETNFTFGMNWWWNSHSRVQFNYIHAQIDDRGPINGYTGGRSDIFGARFMVDF, encoded by the coding sequence ATGCGCACATTCATTAAGACTGCAGGTTTCCTGCTCTTACTGGGGACACTGTTTCGTACAACCAGTGTCTTTGCGGAAGATGCTCGAATCGATTCTGCTCAACTGGAGCGCCTGCTGGACCGTTTAGAAGCAGCGGAACAGCGGATCCAGGAGCTGGAGCAGAAGAAGGAAGAGCCTAAGCAGCAGACACCACCGCCCGCCCCGACTTCCCGGATGGCGCCTCCTCCTCAGCTGGAAGCAGCAAGTGGGGGACTGGACGATTCCGAGCAGCTATTGATCAACAACTTCTACGATGAAGCGGGAGACAACGCTCTGGAGAGCCGCCTGTCGACTCTGGAAGAGGACTGGAAAAAGTTCTCCGAATCAGAGCAGGCCAAGAAAGCCGAAGATGCCGCCAAGCCGACTACCTTGAAAGTCTTTGGTCGTATTCACCTGGATGGCTGGAACTTCTCTAACAGCACTCCGGGGATCGACTCCTTTAATGATCCGACCGACCCGACCGATCCACAGAACCGTGTTGGATTCCGTCGTGTGCGTATCGGGGTGTCTGGTAAAATCAAAGACAACATGCTCTACAAATTCGAGTATGACTTCGCCGATCCTGGTGACCCCGCGTTCAAAGACGTTTACATGGGATGGGACGACCTGCCGGTCTTTCAGACACTGTTGATTGGTAACCAGAAGCGTCCGCTGGGTATGGACCACCTTAACAGTAGTCGTTACAACTGGTTCATGGAACGTCCGCTGGTGATCGAAGCGTTCAACCAGGATGCACGTCGTCTGGGGATTTGTGCCTACGGCGTTTCGGATGATGAGACCTGGAACTGGCGTTACGGTATCTTCAACCTGGAAGATATCTCGAAAGACGGGGCGTACATTGGCGACGCAGGTCAGTATTCGATCAACGGTCGTTTTGCCGGTACTCCCTGGTACGATGAAACCTCGGGTGGTCGCGGTTACCTGCACCTGGCTGTCGCCGACATGTGGGCCAAGCCGGATGGCGATCCGAGTGCGACCGCTTCGAACAACAACGAAGCCCGTTTCCGGACCCGTCCTGAAGCCCGTACCAGCAGCCGCTGGATTGACACCGGTGCGATTGCAGGAGCCGAATGGTTCAACACACTGGGCTTCGAAGCGATGTTGAACATCGGATCTTTCGGGGTCGTCAGCGAATACCAGGTGACTCATGTGGGCCGCGGTTCGCAGGGATCTCAGCTGACGTTTGAAGGTGCTTATGTCGAGGCTGGTTACTTCCTGACTGGCGAATATCAGCCGATCGACCGCAAGTCTGGAACCATTGGCCGTGTCAAGCCGCTGGAGAACTTCTTCCTGGTTCGTACTTGTGACGACGAAATCGGTGGTGGCTGGGGTGCGTGGCAGGTTGTGGCCCGTTACTCCTACCTGGACCTGTCTAACGGAAATATCACCGGTGGTGATGAAACCAACTTCACCTTTGGTATGAACTGGTGGTGGAACTCTCACTCACGTGTGCAGTTCAACTACATCCATGCTCAGATTGATGACCGTGGTCCGATCAACGGATATACCGGCGGTCGATCCGACATCTTCGGTGCCCGGTTTATGGTGGACTTCTAA
- a CDS encoding type I 3-dehydroquinate dehydratase has protein sequence MICISVTPESRNFAKVDILNAAAQCDLVELCLDRLIKTPDIGDLISGFEVPILVSCRHSEEGGQFKGTEAERVQLLKQAIIAEPEYIELDLETARQIPRFGKTKRVITYTSLKKPLSQVDDIFDEIEDAKADVIKFTWPTPTLQTAWPLLAAISQKREIPVVGLGLGAAGITFSLLGTKYGSPWIYAALEKGMEVFEGQPTVAELSEVFHCQRISAKTRFIGVAGLGVTERRTIEVINKASETLGLDYVCLPLVINDFKQVHKMLGILKIRSLVVSPRMGEFILPLAEHLEESSQKTGYGDLQLNQPDGWHAYDTVRRSAIRSLETTLGASTDGDSSVFQRKNILVLGQGGLTKAIVYSLTQLGAVVSVTSPNDRAAQGIAKTFDVRYVPFATIYDTLCDIVIQTDPELQLGPGKLNFNPSYLRETMTVMDISHLPEETELIREAENRGCEVVSVDEVYRRQLNQIFKAITGQEIPDEIFTSRSEYTR, from the coding sequence ATGATCTGTATTTCTGTAACTCCCGAATCCCGTAACTTTGCCAAGGTCGATATCCTGAATGCAGCCGCACAGTGCGACCTGGTAGAACTCTGCCTGGACCGGTTGATTAAGACGCCCGATATCGGCGATCTGATCTCAGGTTTCGAAGTGCCGATTCTGGTTTCCTGTCGGCATTCCGAGGAAGGGGGGCAGTTCAAAGGCACGGAAGCGGAGCGGGTTCAGCTGCTCAAGCAGGCGATCATCGCCGAGCCGGAATACATTGAGCTGGACCTGGAAACAGCGCGACAGATTCCCCGCTTCGGCAAGACCAAACGGGTTATCACTTACACGAGTCTGAAAAAGCCGCTGTCACAGGTCGATGATATTTTCGACGAAATAGAAGACGCGAAAGCCGACGTGATCAAGTTTACCTGGCCGACGCCGACACTGCAGACCGCGTGGCCTCTACTGGCGGCGATCAGTCAGAAGCGAGAGATTCCCGTCGTCGGACTGGGACTGGGGGCAGCGGGGATTACGTTTTCTCTGCTGGGCACGAAATACGGTTCTCCCTGGATATACGCGGCCCTGGAAAAGGGGATGGAAGTTTTCGAGGGACAGCCGACGGTCGCGGAGCTCAGCGAAGTGTTTCATTGTCAGCGTATCTCGGCCAAGACCCGTTTCATTGGTGTGGCGGGGCTGGGAGTGACAGAACGGCGGACAATTGAGGTCATCAATAAAGCCTCTGAAACACTGGGGCTGGATTATGTCTGTCTGCCGCTGGTGATCAACGACTTCAAGCAGGTGCATAAGATGCTGGGGATTCTCAAAATCCGTTCGCTGGTAGTCAGTCCGCGTATGGGAGAATTCATTTTGCCTCTGGCCGAACATCTGGAAGAGTCCTCACAGAAGACCGGTTATGGGGATCTGCAACTGAATCAGCCGGATGGCTGGCATGCTTACGATACCGTTCGACGGAGTGCGATCCGGAGCCTGGAGACAACGCTCGGAGCAAGCACTGATGGAGACAGTTCTGTCTTTCAGCGGAAGAACATTCTGGTACTGGGACAGGGCGGACTGACGAAGGCCATCGTCTACAGTCTGACGCAACTCGGTGCTGTGGTAAGTGTCACTTCACCCAACGATCGTGCGGCGCAGGGAATCGCGAAGACGTTTGATGTGCGGTATGTGCCGTTTGCAACGATCTATGACACGCTGTGTGACATCGTGATTCAGACCGATCCTGAATTGCAGCTGGGACCCGGCAAGTTGAATTTCAATCCCTCCTATCTCCGCGAGACCATGACGGTGATGGATATCAGTCATCTGCCCGAGGAGACAGAGTTGATCCGTGAGGCGGAGAACCGGGGCTGTGAAGTGGTGTCGGTGGATGAAGTCTATCGTCGGCAGTTGAATCAGATTTTCAAGGCGATTACCGGCCAGGAAATTCCGGACGAGATCTTCACCAGCCGCAGTGAATACACGCGGTGA
- a CDS encoding heavy metal translocating P-type ATPase, protein MKQESTELIFKIQDMDCAEEVTILKRELSPLVGGEDHLFFDILNRRMTVTLNAEPVTGEAIIAAVRETGMQAEPWEPDKKKASASFWKRHGRTLLTSVSGIMLVSAFVTHVILAGSFAAALGAEEAVGGFMPLPVRIQYLAAMLSGIWFVLPKAWFALKRLRPDMNLLMCVAVLGALFIDEWFEAAAVAFLFSFSQLLEAWSVGRARKAVAALMDLSAPIARVRDAEGNEITVAAETVSVGTVFLIRPGEKIPLDGTVIKGISDVNQAPITGESVPVGKQADDEIYAGTINGDGLLEAKSTKPAEDTVLAQIIRMVGEAQSKRSPSELWVEKFARIYTPIVMVLALLVLVSLPLLLQVSWHNAMYRVLVLLVIACPCALVISTPVSIVAALAAAARNGVLIKGGVFVETPSRLRALALDKTGTLTQGKPVVTKIVPLNGHTEAELLERAAALEAHSNHPLALAILEAATERNVAYQPADDYQIIQGKGATATLNGRNFWLGSHRYLEERKEETAEVHQQLEELSTSGQTVVVVGNDTHVCGFIALADRVRDTSATVIRDLHAAGIEQLVMLTGDNQGTAQAVAREVGLDQVHAELLPADKLTVIESLVNEYEHVAMVGDGVNDAPAMGRSSLGIAMGAAGSDVAIESADIALMTDDLTRIPWLIHHSRRTLNIIRQNIIFALSIKVLFVILMAVNHASLWAAIAADMGASLLVIFNGLRLLKLPAANRNQAN, encoded by the coding sequence ATGAAACAGGAATCAACCGAGCTCATCTTCAAGATACAGGATATGGATTGCGCCGAGGAAGTCACGATCCTCAAGCGGGAGCTCTCTCCTCTGGTGGGAGGCGAAGATCACCTGTTTTTCGATATCCTCAATCGCAGGATGACGGTCACCCTCAATGCGGAACCCGTTACCGGCGAAGCCATCATTGCCGCCGTCCGTGAGACCGGCATGCAGGCTGAACCCTGGGAGCCCGACAAAAAAAAGGCCTCGGCCTCCTTCTGGAAGCGTCACGGCAGAACCCTGCTGACCAGCGTGAGTGGCATCATGCTGGTCTCCGCATTCGTGACCCACGTCATTCTGGCGGGCAGCTTCGCTGCGGCACTCGGCGCGGAAGAAGCCGTGGGAGGTTTCATGCCGTTGCCTGTGCGCATCCAGTACCTGGCAGCCATGCTGAGCGGTATCTGGTTCGTGCTACCCAAAGCCTGGTTTGCCTTAAAGCGTCTGCGTCCCGACATGAACCTGTTGATGTGCGTCGCGGTACTGGGAGCCTTGTTCATCGACGAGTGGTTCGAAGCGGCCGCGGTTGCGTTCCTGTTTTCGTTCTCACAACTGCTCGAAGCCTGGAGCGTGGGTCGCGCCCGCAAAGCGGTCGCTGCTCTGATGGACCTGTCCGCGCCCATCGCCCGCGTCCGGGATGCGGAAGGGAATGAAATCACCGTTGCCGCAGAAACCGTCTCGGTCGGCACCGTGTTTCTGATTCGTCCCGGCGAAAAGATTCCGCTGGATGGCACCGTCATCAAGGGGATCAGTGACGTTAACCAGGCGCCGATCACCGGCGAATCGGTGCCCGTCGGCAAACAGGCGGACGACGAAATTTACGCCGGCACGATCAACGGCGATGGTCTGCTGGAAGCGAAAAGCACTAAGCCGGCTGAGGACACTGTCCTCGCCCAGATTATTCGCATGGTGGGGGAAGCCCAGTCGAAGCGGTCTCCCTCCGAACTCTGGGTCGAGAAATTCGCCCGGATCTACACACCCATCGTCATGGTGCTCGCACTGCTGGTGCTGGTGAGCCTGCCATTACTCCTGCAGGTCAGCTGGCACAATGCCATGTATCGCGTCCTGGTCCTGCTGGTCATCGCCTGCCCGTGTGCCCTGGTTATCTCGACACCCGTCAGTATCGTCGCGGCGCTGGCTGCTGCCGCCCGTAACGGCGTACTCATCAAAGGAGGCGTTTTCGTGGAAACGCCTTCCCGACTCCGCGCTCTGGCTCTGGATAAAACGGGAACGCTCACGCAGGGGAAGCCGGTCGTCACAAAAATCGTTCCCCTGAATGGACACACCGAAGCCGAACTGCTCGAACGCGCTGCGGCCCTGGAAGCACACAGCAACCACCCCCTCGCCCTGGCTATCCTGGAAGCGGCCACTGAGCGGAACGTCGCTTATCAGCCCGCGGACGACTATCAGATCATCCAGGGCAAAGGGGCTACCGCTACACTCAACGGCAGAAATTTCTGGCTCGGCTCACATCGTTACCTGGAAGAACGCAAAGAGGAAACAGCCGAAGTGCATCAGCAGCTGGAGGAACTCTCGACCAGCGGACAGACCGTCGTCGTGGTCGGAAACGACACACACGTCTGTGGCTTCATCGCGCTGGCAGACCGCGTGCGTGACACCTCTGCGACCGTCATTCGCGATCTGCACGCCGCGGGGATTGAGCAACTGGTCATGCTGACGGGTGACAACCAGGGCACCGCGCAAGCCGTCGCCCGGGAGGTCGGTCTGGATCAGGTGCATGCAGAGCTGCTTCCGGCAGACAAGCTCACCGTCATTGAGTCCCTCGTCAATGAATACGAACATGTCGCCATGGTTGGTGACGGCGTTAACGATGCGCCCGCCATGGGACGTTCGAGCCTGGGGATCGCCATGGGGGCCGCAGGTAGTGACGTCGCCATTGAATCGGCTGATATCGCCTTGATGACTGACGACCTGACTCGAATCCCCTGGCTGATTCATCATTCACGCCGCACGCTGAATATCATCCGTCAAAACATCATCTTCGCGTTGAGCATTAAAGTTCTGTTCGTGATCCTGATGGCCGTCAATCACGCCTCTCTCTGGGCTGCGATCGCCGCCGACATGGGTGCTTCACTGCTCGTGATTTTCAACGGCCTGCGTCTACTCAAGCTCCCAGCTGCCAACCGCAACCAGGCAAACTAA
- a CDS encoding M24 family metallopeptidase: protein MSKDYLGARQKKLISQIKRIGAEALLVTSETNVTYLTGFSGDSSYLLIGKDQTVLISDGRYTTQLEEECPGLDVHIRKPTESMIVALEQVLKKSHLTKVGLESHVVTCDLLDALTGITPAIQWNPVSNVVEELRMVKDASEIQEIREAVDQAQRGFEVFRALLTNEMTELQGAHELEHAMRRFGARQAAFDPIVAVGERSALPHAIPTEKLIGESPFLLVDWGAMTQKGYRSDLTRMIIRDRAPSKLKKVYNTVLQAQLAAIKAIKPGVLCKDVDQVARKVINKAGFGKQFTHSLGHGIGLDIHEGPRLGGNVETELKPGMIVTVEPGIYLPGWGGVRIEDDVLVTRSGHEVLTSVPKDYESALV from the coding sequence ATGAGTAAGGACTATCTGGGCGCCAGGCAGAAAAAACTGATTTCACAGATCAAGCGGATCGGGGCCGAGGCCTTGCTGGTGACCAGTGAGACGAATGTTACGTATTTAACCGGTTTCAGCGGTGATTCCAGTTATCTGCTGATTGGCAAAGATCAGACTGTCCTGATCAGTGATGGACGATATACCACGCAGCTGGAAGAGGAATGCCCGGGACTGGATGTCCACATTCGCAAGCCGACCGAATCGATGATCGTGGCCCTGGAGCAGGTACTGAAAAAGTCGCATCTGACCAAAGTGGGACTGGAAAGCCATGTAGTGACCTGCGATCTGCTGGACGCATTGACCGGAATTACACCGGCTATCCAGTGGAACCCGGTTTCGAATGTGGTGGAAGAACTGCGGATGGTCAAAGATGCCTCCGAGATCCAGGAGATCCGCGAAGCCGTCGATCAGGCGCAGCGCGGCTTTGAAGTCTTTCGTGCCCTGCTGACCAATGAGATGACCGAACTGCAGGGAGCGCACGAACTGGAACATGCGATGCGGCGGTTTGGTGCGCGACAGGCGGCCTTCGATCCGATCGTGGCTGTAGGCGAGCGATCGGCTCTGCCGCATGCGATCCCCACGGAGAAGCTGATTGGCGAATCTCCGTTTTTGCTGGTGGACTGGGGGGCGATGACACAGAAAGGGTATCGCAGCGACCTGACCCGCATGATTATCCGAGATCGGGCTCCCTCGAAACTGAAGAAGGTCTACAATACGGTGCTGCAGGCTCAGCTGGCCGCGATTAAAGCAATTAAGCCTGGGGTGCTCTGTAAAGACGTCGACCAGGTCGCGCGGAAAGTCATCAACAAGGCCGGCTTCGGCAAACAGTTCACGCACAGCCTGGGACACGGCATCGGTCTGGACATTCACGAAGGCCCTCGACTGGGGGGCAATGTCGAGACCGAACTCAAGCCGGGGATGATTGTTACGGTGGAACCGGGCATCTATCTGCCGGGCTGGGGGGGCGTCCGCATTGAGGATGATGTGCTGGTGACCCGGAGCGGACATGAGGTCTTGACCAGTGTTCCCAAGGATTATGAGTCGGCGCTGGTTTGA